One window of the Herbiconiux sp. L3-i23 genome contains the following:
- a CDS encoding carbohydrate ABC transporter permease gives MRSSAAPRIRQNSVWFRVRKEKSAYLFLAPGLIIFSLFTVFALLFAFYLTFHEWSIIEPEKPFVGFDNYARLAGDETFLRSVLNTFYFTGASVPLGMIIGLGLALLLNQAIRARGLFRAIFFLPQVTPFVVVAIIWKWLYNGDFGLINYYLLEAGIIREPLLWLSDQNLAMPAVVLMSVWASVGFSMVIYLAGLQGVPEELHEAAKVDGANAFQRFFNVTIPQLAPTTLFLAVMGVIGSLQVFTQIFIMTRGGPVERTTTMVYYIYQAAFKFFDMGYASTLAFALFAITLVFTIIQLRINRKVTD, from the coding sequence GTGCGCAGTTCAGCTGCTCCCCGCATCCGCCAGAACAGCGTCTGGTTCCGGGTGCGGAAAGAGAAGAGCGCCTATCTCTTCCTCGCTCCGGGGCTCATCATCTTCTCGCTCTTCACCGTCTTCGCTCTCCTCTTCGCGTTCTATCTGACGTTCCACGAGTGGAGCATCATCGAGCCCGAGAAGCCCTTCGTCGGCTTCGACAACTACGCGCGACTGGCCGGAGACGAGACCTTCCTGCGCTCGGTGCTCAACACCTTCTACTTCACCGGCGCCTCGGTGCCGCTCGGCATGATCATCGGACTCGGCCTCGCACTGCTGCTCAACCAGGCGATCCGAGCCCGCGGACTGTTCCGTGCGATCTTCTTCCTGCCGCAGGTCACCCCGTTCGTCGTCGTCGCGATCATCTGGAAGTGGCTCTACAACGGCGACTTCGGCCTCATCAACTACTACCTGCTCGAGGCGGGCATCATCCGGGAGCCGCTGCTGTGGCTGTCGGATCAGAACCTCGCGATGCCGGCGGTCGTGCTCATGAGCGTCTGGGCGAGCGTCGGCTTCTCGATGGTGATCTACCTCGCCGGCCTCCAGGGAGTGCCGGAGGAGCTGCACGAGGCGGCGAAGGTCGACGGGGCGAACGCCTTCCAACGCTTCTTCAACGTGACCATCCCGCAGCTGGCACCGACCACCCTGTTCCTCGCGGTGATGGGAGTCATCGGGTCGCTGCAGGTCTTCACTCAGATCTTCATCATGACCCGAGGCGGCCCCGTCGAGCGCACGACGACGATGGTCTATTACATCTACCAGGCCGCCTTCAAATTCTTCGACATGGGGTACGCGAGCACCCTCGCCTTCGCCCTCTTCGCGATCACACTCGTGTTCACGATCATCCAGCTGCGGATCAACAGGAAGGTGACCGACTGA
- a CDS encoding carbohydrate ABC transporter permease, with the protein MAVTLVEPELKPASAQGRKPSLRRRVAHLPIYVVLIIGGVIFAAPFAWLISASFQTSGDIFSWPPKWIPENPTFDGYISFFTETNAAQWFLNSTFVAGSVTFLQLFFNSLAAFVFAKRKFPGRDIIFILVLATMMVPPQVTMIPNYLILQHFPLFGGNDLLGQGGHGMLDSYWGLILPGAVSAFGIFLLRQFMMGIPDELLDAARIDGASEFKVYLRIMLPLSRPVLAATAIFTFMSAWEDFLWPLIILSDESKFTAPLGLAMFVQKNQTDWGLLLAGSVIATLPMVIIFIIFQRQFIQGIAMSGLKG; encoded by the coding sequence ATGGCCGTCACGCTCGTCGAACCCGAACTCAAGCCGGCGTCTGCGCAGGGCCGCAAGCCGTCGCTGCGACGGCGCGTCGCGCACCTGCCGATCTACGTCGTCCTGATCATCGGGGGCGTCATCTTCGCCGCCCCCTTCGCCTGGCTCATCAGCGCGTCGTTCCAGACGTCGGGCGACATCTTCTCGTGGCCTCCTAAGTGGATCCCCGAGAACCCGACGTTCGACGGATACATCAGCTTCTTCACCGAGACCAATGCCGCTCAATGGTTCCTGAACAGCACATTCGTCGCCGGCTCGGTCACCTTCCTTCAGCTGTTCTTCAATTCGCTGGCTGCGTTCGTCTTCGCGAAGCGCAAGTTCCCGGGCCGGGACATCATCTTCATCCTCGTGCTGGCGACGATGATGGTGCCGCCGCAGGTCACCATGATCCCGAACTACCTGATCCTGCAGCACTTCCCGTTGTTCGGCGGCAATGACCTGCTCGGACAGGGCGGCCACGGCATGCTCGACTCGTATTGGGGCCTCATCCTCCCCGGCGCGGTGAGCGCGTTCGGCATCTTCCTGCTCCGCCAATTCATGATGGGCATCCCGGACGAGCTGCTCGACGCGGCGCGCATCGACGGCGCGTCCGAGTTCAAGGTGTATCTGCGGATCATGCTGCCGCTGTCGCGTCCCGTGCTCGCCGCAACCGCGATCTTCACCTTCATGTCGGCGTGGGAGGACTTCCTCTGGCCGCTGATCATCCTCTCCGACGAGTCGAAGTTCACCGCGCCGCTCGGCCTGGCGATGTTCGTCCAGAAGAACCAGACCGACTGGGGACTCCTGCTCGCAGGATCGGTGATCGCCACCCTCCCGATGGTGATCATCTTCATCATCTTCCAGCGTCAATTCATCCAGGGCATCGCGATGAGCGGGCTCAAAGGCTGA